The genomic segment GGCGCGATGTTTTTCATTGCCGGGCTCCCAGCTCATATAGTCATTATAGACAAGCTCTGCGTCGGGCAGCTGTTCGCGGGCTGTGTGAAATGCGAGGTCGACCAATGTCTCTGTGCCGCCGATGGCGCGCGACAAGGCAGTTTGCGCCAAGGTGGAATCTTCCAGCACCGTTTCGTTGACCACATCATAGCTGAGGATCTTGCCGCGATAACGGTCGGTCACGGTCTTGATATGGGTGGTCAACAACCGCTCGGCTTCGCGGACCGGAGTGGCGCCAAAGTCATAAGCTTCCAGCCATGCAGGTTGCCACTGCGGCCGGTGCCAGAGCAATGTATGGCCGCGTATGGCGAGAGCGTTTTTCTCCGCAAAGGCGACAATGGCGTCAAAAGGTCCGAAGTTGAACGCATCAGGTCCGGGGCGCAAAGCTTGCCACTTCATCTCATTTTCCGCGACCAGCATGCCGCAGTCGCGCTGCAGCAATTTGGCATATTGCGGATTGCGATATGATCCCGATTGTTCGTTGCCAGCGCTCACTGCGGAACCAAAACGCATTCCCTTGGATTTGGCGGCATGATGTAATCCGGAACCATGCTCATGCGCCCAGGCTGCATCGCGGCCAAGGCCGATCGCTCCTGCCATGGCGACCATCGAGGCAAGTGTTTCCCGCCGTGAAAGCTTCATCTTCATCTCCTACTTATTCGGTAATCGTCAGTGTGGCGCTTTTCACATTGGCAGAACTGTTCCCCGCCATGATCTCAAAGTCGCCCGGCTCGACAACGCGCTGCATTTTGTCGTTCCAGAAATGGAATGCATCCGTGCCTAGCGTGAACGAAACATCGCGTGTTTCCCCGGGTGCCAATGTCACCCGCTGGAACGCTTTCAAATCCATGACCGAACGTGTCACCGAACTCACTTTATCCCGCACATAGATCTGAACGGTTTCATCACCTGCACGGTTGCTGGTATTCTTCACCGATACGGTAACCTTGACCGAGCCGTTGCGGGCAATGGTCGGGCTGGACAGAACGGGCGCGCCCAGCTCGAACGTCGAATAGCTGAGGCCGAACCCGAAGGGGTAAAGCGGCGATTTGTCTGCAAAGAGATACCCTCGGCGCGCGGTCGGTTTGTGATTATAGGTAAAGGGCAACTGCCCAACGCTGCGCGGAAAAGTCACCGGCAGTTTTCCGCCGGGGTTGACCGTTCCAAAAAGCACATCGGCCACAGCATTGCCGCCTTGTTCGCCCAGATACCAACCTTCCAATATCGCGTTGGCTTCGGTCGAAATCTTCGTGATTGAGGCCGGCCGGCCATTGATCAGCACAACGGTAATGGGCTTGCCCAATGCGCGTAAGGCATCGAACAGCTCTTGCTGCTCGCCGACCAGGTCCAAGCTGTCGCGATCGCCGAGATGGCTTTCGGCCCAGCCTTCACGGCTGGTCTGTTCGGTATCGCCCAGCGTCAGGATAATCTGGTCCGCGCCCTTTGCTGTTTCCACAGCCTCCGCAATCAATTTGCGATTTTCAGCCGGGTCGGCAAGCTTGACCTCGTCCGCCCACCAATCATCATTCTCGGTGATCTTTACGCCTTGGGCAAACAAGATCGTTGCGCGGTTCCCCACCTTGGTTTTGATGCCTTCCAAAATGGGCACGGTCACGGGTGGCTGGCCATAATAGCCACCGAGACGTGCAACATTGGCACTCGGTCCGATGACGGCAATTTTAGGTTTCGTGGTGCCTAAGGACAGCGGTAATGTTCCGTCATTCTTGAGCAAGGTGATTGAACGCTGCGCCGATTTCAACGCCAGCGCGCGGGCATCGGCGTTGTTCGTGATTTTCACGGCAGCATCTGCATCCGCATAAGGATTTTCAAAGAGGCCAGCGCGGAATTTCATATCCAGCATCCGCCGCACAGCCTGATCGACGGCCGCTTGGGAGACCTTTCCACTCCGGACCGATTCCGCCAATGTCGAAAAGGACGCGCCGGTAGGCAAGTCAGAATCAACCCCCGCCGCCAAAGCCAGAATGGCGGCCTCCGACTTGTCCTTGGCAAGTGCATGCCGTCCGGCCAGTTCGTCAATGGCGTAATAATCGCTGACGACGGCACCTTTGAAACCCCATTCGCCCCGCAATACATCGCCCAGCAACCATTTGTTTGCATGGCTGGGGACGCCGTCGATTTCGTTATAGGAAGCCATCACGGCTTGAATGCCTGTGCGCCGCACAACCTGTTCGAACGGCGGGAAGAAATATTCGCGTAAGACACGTTCCGAGATGGAAGCCGGCCCCACATTGGTTCCGCTTTCCGGCTGGCCATGGCCGGTGAGATGCTTCAGCGTCGCAAAGACTTTTCCGGGTGCCAAGACCGAGGCCTTGTTCTCACCTTGCAGACCTTCGACGGCGGCAACCCCCAATTCCCCTGCCAGATAAGGATCTTCGCCAAACGTTTCTTCAATGCGTCCCCAGCGCGGGTCGCGGGCCACATCGACAACCGGTGACAATGCCAAATGCACGCCCCGTGCCCGTATCTCACGACCAATGACGACATTGATTTCACGCAAAAGCGCAGGGTCCCAGCTTGATGCCAGGGCGATCGACTGCGGGAAACTGGTGGCGTCGAGGGCCGCATAGCCATGCAGACCTTCTTCATGCATCAAAATGGGAATACCCAGCCGTGTTTTCGTGATTGCATGCTTTTGCATGGCATTCACCAGGCGGATGGTCCCTCGTACATCCCGCCCTGCGGCTATACGCGGCGATGCCGGGCCTTTCGCGTCGGA from the Sphingorhabdus lacus genome contains:
- a CDS encoding endo-1,4-beta-xylanase, encoding MKLSRRETLASMVAMAGAIGLGRDAAWAHEHGSGLHHAAKSKGMRFGSAVSAGNEQSGSYRNPQYAKLLQRDCGMLVAENEMKWQALRPGPDAFNFGPFDAIVAFAEKNALAIRGHTLLWHRPQWQPAWLEAYDFGATPVREAERLLTTHIKTVTDRYRGKILSYDVVNETVLEDSTLAQTALSRAIGGTETLVDLAFHTAREQLPDAELVYNDYMSWEPGNEKHRAGVLKLLEGFKKRNVPVDALGVQSHIRIDTYDPSTGTGPKQEREWRQFIDEVTAMGYHLLMTEFDVNDQALPADIASRDQSVAAYAKGYLDLMFSYPQLKDVLAWGLCDNYSWLQQFQPTRTDGQPKRPCPYDSEFKSKPLHTVLAQAFASAPAR
- a CDS encoding glycoside hydrolase family 3 N-terminal domain-containing protein, coding for MKLPALVLLLCAASVPATAISSSNAFAQTAVPASATYKNPDAPIAARVDDLLARMTLEEKIAQIITIWDNKPEIFDDKGEFDPVKMSAKFPNGIGQFARPSDAKGPASPRIAAGRDVRGTIRLVNAMQKHAITKTRLGIPILMHEEGLHGYAALDATSFPQSIALASSWDPALLREINVVIGREIRARGVHLALSPVVDVARDPRWGRIEETFGEDPYLAGELGVAAVEGLQGENKASVLAPGKVFATLKHLTGHGQPESGTNVGPASISERVLREYFFPPFEQVVRRTGIQAVMASYNEIDGVPSHANKWLLGDVLRGEWGFKGAVVSDYYAIDELAGRHALAKDKSEAAILALAAGVDSDLPTGASFSTLAESVRSGKVSQAAVDQAVRRMLDMKFRAGLFENPYADADAAVKITNNADARALALKSAQRSITLLKNDGTLPLSLGTTKPKIAVIGPSANVARLGGYYGQPPVTVPILEGIKTKVGNRATILFAQGVKITENDDWWADEVKLADPAENRKLIAEAVETAKGADQIILTLGDTEQTSREGWAESHLGDRDSLDLVGEQQELFDALRALGKPITVVLINGRPASITKISTEANAILEGWYLGEQGGNAVADVLFGTVNPGGKLPVTFPRSVGQLPFTYNHKPTARRGYLFADKSPLYPFGFGLSYSTFELGAPVLSSPTIARNGSVKVTVSVKNTSNRAGDETVQIYVRDKVSSVTRSVMDLKAFQRVTLAPGETRDVSFTLGTDAFHFWNDKMQRVVEPGDFEIMAGNSSANVKSATLTITE